The Mytilus galloprovincialis chromosome 7, xbMytGall1.hap1.1, whole genome shotgun sequence genome has a window encoding:
- the LOC143082086 gene encoding large ribosomal subunit protein uL11-like isoform X1, which produces MPPKFDPTAITVVCVRAVGGDCPATSALAPKIGPLGLSPKKVGDDIAKSTADWKGLKITVKLTVQNRQAKCEVVPSAASLLIKALKEPPRDRKKVKHVKHNGNITFEEVIKIARQMRPRSMSRTLAGTVKEVLGTAQSVGCTIDKSAPHDLIDKINDGELEVPEE; this is translated from the exons TATGTGTAAGAGCTGTAGGTGGAGATTGCCCTGCTACATCAGCATTGGCCCCAAAGATTGGTCCACTGGGATTG TCTCCTAAAAAAGTCGGTGATGACATTGCTAAATCCACAGCTGATTGGAAGGGTTTGAAGATCACTGTTAAACTAACAGTACAGAACAGACAGGCTAAATGTGAAGTGGTTCCTAGTGCTGCATCACTTCTCATCAAAGCTCTTAAAGAACCACCAAGGGACAGGAAGAAGGTCAAACATG TGAAACACAATGGTAACATCACATTTGAAGAAGTCATCAAAATTGCCAGACAGATGAGACCCAGAAGTATGAGCAGGACACTTGCAGGAACAGTCAAAGAGGTTTTAG GGACTGCACAGTCTGTTGGTTGTACCATTGACAAATCAGCACCACATGACCTGATTGACAAAATTAATGACGGAGAACTTGAAGTTCCAGAA gaaTAA
- the LOC143082086 gene encoding large ribosomal subunit protein uL11-like isoform X2 yields MSCYINIGPKDWSTGIGKFQCHVTSALAPKIGPLGLSPKKVGDDIAKSTADWKGLKITVKLTVQNRQAKCEVVPSAASLLIKALKEPPRDRKKVKHVKHNGNITFEEVIKIARQMRPRSMSRTLAGTVKEVLGTAQSVGCTIDKSAPHDLIDKINDGELEVPEE; encoded by the exons ATGTCCTGCTACATCAACATTGGCCCCAAAGATTGGTCCACTGGGATTGGTAAGTTTCAATGTCATGTTACATCAGCATTGGCCCCAAAGATTGGTCCACTGGGATTG TCTCCTAAAAAAGTCGGTGATGACATTGCTAAATCCACAGCTGATTGGAAGGGTTTGAAGATCACTGTTAAACTAACAGTACAGAACAGACAGGCTAAATGTGAAGTGGTTCCTAGTGCTGCATCACTTCTCATCAAAGCTCTTAAAGAACCACCAAGGGACAGGAAGAAGGTCAAACATG TGAAACACAATGGTAACATCACATTTGAAGAAGTCATCAAAATTGCCAGACAGATGAGACCCAGAAGTATGAGCAGGACACTTGCAGGAACAGTCAAAGAGGTTTTAG GGACTGCACAGTCTGTTGGTTGTACCATTGACAAATCAGCACCACATGACCTGATTGACAAAATTAATGACGGAGAACTTGAAGTTCCAGAA gaaTAA
- the LOC143082086 gene encoding large ribosomal subunit protein uL11-like isoform X3: MSCCISIGPKDWSTWFGKFQCFATSALAPKIGPLGLSPKKVGDDIAKSTADWKGLKITVKLTVQNRQAKCEVVPSAASLLIKALKEPPRDRKKVKHVKHNGNITFEEVIKIARQMRPRSMSRTLAGTVKEVLGTAQSVGCTIDKSAPHDLIDKINDGELEVPEE, from the exons ATGTCATGTTGCATCAGCATTGGCCCCAAAGATTGGTCCACTTGGTTTGGTAAGTTTCAATGTTTTGCTACATCAGCATTGGCCCCAAAGATTGGTCCACTGGGATTG TCTCCTAAAAAAGTCGGTGATGACATTGCTAAATCCACAGCTGATTGGAAGGGTTTGAAGATCACTGTTAAACTAACAGTACAGAACAGACAGGCTAAATGTGAAGTGGTTCCTAGTGCTGCATCACTTCTCATCAAAGCTCTTAAAGAACCACCAAGGGACAGGAAGAAGGTCAAACATG TGAAACACAATGGTAACATCACATTTGAAGAAGTCATCAAAATTGCCAGACAGATGAGACCCAGAAGTATGAGCAGGACACTTGCAGGAACAGTCAAAGAGGTTTTAG GGACTGCACAGTCTGTTGGTTGTACCATTGACAAATCAGCACCACATGACCTGATTGACAAAATTAATGACGGAGAACTTGAAGTTCCAGAA gaaTAA